The Buteo buteo chromosome 3, bButBut1.hap1.1, whole genome shotgun sequence genomic sequence tacaaatttcAACTGGAACAAGTATTCCTCTCCAGTCTTTGTAACTCAACTTGCAGGACTATCTATTAGAAGCCAAAGGCAGTTCATCTGAAGAGTCGCTTATACTACTGTGCTATGACTACAAATAAAAGCACCGAGTTATCTTAATATGACACACATTCTCTTTACAATACAATACCCTCTTCCTCTCTGAAAGACGGCTTACCTTCCCTGTGgcagtaaaatattatttacgCCTCCTaatttgacatttatttttaagcaaaggtTAGACAGAGTTTGCGGTGTTGTTCTTTGCACATTTTTCATCTGAACACACTGTGTAGCCATTCCCAGCACAGTGTCACCAACACGCTTCACTTCcgctgcaaaacaaagaaaaaaccaaaatatttgcatattgcAAATCAAACAATGTAGGTGACATTAATTCAGTGACAATTAACTACACTTAAGAGTTTTAGCAGAGTGGTCATTAAGcttaaagaaacaagaaaaaaacctaaagccCAAGCCCAACTCCAGCCTCCAATAAACCTCCTCCCAGTTCTGTACTGTTCCACCTGCCAACTGCGCAGTGACTGGGTCCTAAATGTAACTAAGGGCACTGTTGGCTTATtttaacaaagatttttttaaaaaaaattacactaatTGTAATTTTAGAATTAGTGTTTTATCATCAGCATGGAAAAACTTTTGGCTAATAAAGTAGGTAATGTGGATAATATTAGGATGATGAGCACTTGTTTCGTTATTAAACACTGGACTAGTAACGCAAACTTAATAGTAACATGTTGAGTAATATTCAGCCAACCAGTTTATCAGTCCATCACTGCAAGTTTATCACTTGCATAAAAAGTGGCCAGTTTAGCAAAGGATGGCCCAtaaaaactccaaaacaaacTCGTTAAGACCTGTACTATTCAAAAGGTTAAAACAAATCCTATTGTTACCAACAAAATTGAGACTTAAAGGCTTGAAGAAAGCCATACTCTTACactcaggaagaaaagaaatttaggCTCCAAGACGGGGTCAGAGAAGATGAAACCCCCCTTTGgcaacaggagaggaaaaggcgCTTTTTGAGGAGCAGGgtgagaagaggagaaaagacaagacaagagTATGGAAGAGCGCAGGGAGAAAATAGAGAGAGATGATTAGAGGGGCAGAAAGAACTATAATTAAAGATAATGACAAGGAAAGCAGATGATTGTGGTACCACATCCTCTCAGTGGTTAAGAGTCCCCTTTTAATGCCAAGCAGGAAagtgaaaatgtcattttgcaCTGAATTTCTACTGAACAAATTAGAGACGAGCCACTTCCTTTGCAAGGCTGAattcaagggggaaaaaaaagtactattttgttaagattccttttttaatctctctttttaTCTTATAGGATATAatttggggaagagaaagttaggaaattattttctgctgtattaAATTGGTGAGAGTGAGTGATGGGATAAAACAAATCTGCAGCTGCTTGGTAGATCTGAGCCACTAGAGAAGAGAGAGTCCATGAAGCTATGGGAGAAAAATAGTGGCTGGTGCTGCAATTAGGCAAGGTAAgtgaaaaaaggaggaaggcaggatAGGAAAATGAACAGTCTTGCCTATAGGAAGAGCTAGTCAGAACCAAAATGCATGGTTACATGGTTCTTGAGGTCGTTACTTCTTCAATCACTTGGAATTTTCAGCACATAAATTAcagtaagaatattttaatcCACTGCATATCAATTTCATCAATTTCACAAAAGCCCTGGTTTAGCTTTCTCACTCACAAACTGCATCTCAAATGCAACCAACAGGAAGAATgtggaaaagcaaattaaaagcatagacaaaaataatgaaaagaatataaaacatCACACAGcacaagaagaataaaaataatttatagcCCATTTCCTAAATGGAATTTATATAGTTAAACCAGAATCAAACTTCTCTCTTTCAGATACTTcacaaaaaatacatgaaattgtGACTGAAACACACACACTCATGATTTGCACTTACTGACCATAGACTGGCGTTTTTCCTGGCAAAATTACTACAACAAGCTGCAGCCCAGTGTAAGTGTTCTTGAGATGTCTGAACATGGGCTCCACACTGTCAGCTCCCTGCGCGTATTTACAGAAGCACGGCTGCCCCTGGATTGGCATTCCTGCATCTCTGGAAATTTTCCTCAGTTGTTCTGTAAAGGACCTAAAGGATGCAAATAGATTAGATTCTCACGTAGCAAAATCCATCTTGATTTTCATTctaatttttaatgtaacaaTCCTGTTAAACTTGCAGAGTTGCGCTGTCCTAAAACCTAGGAATTTACCCCAAATACATCTTGAATTGACTGTGCCTATGTAGTCACTGAAGGAAAGACGGGAAGATGAGGAAATACACTGTATAAACAACACCATTACTAAAAACTtaatttccaaagcaaattCCACCTTATTTGATATTTCTACAAGATACAGTATAAGCTACTTTTTGCTAAAACACTGCAACAATGATATTTTGGATAGCCCGCTCTACCATACTTCCATGTGGTGTCACAGTGCAGGcttattgtcctggtttcagttggaatacagttaattttcttcttaggagctggtatagtgctgtgttttggatttaggatgagaataatgttgataacacattgatgttttaggtgttgctaagcagtgtttatattaaatcaaggacttttcagctttctatactgccctgccagtggaAGCTGGGAGTGCAAAAGAAACTGGGAGGAGACAGAGCAGGGACAGCTGATGCTAACGACCCAAAGGGCTACTCCATACCATAttatgtcatgcccagtataaaAATTGGGGGAAGTTGGCTGGGGGTACTGCAGCTCAGGGATCAATTGgacatcagtcagcaggtggtgagcaactgtaTTGTACGTcccttgttttgtatattctagtAGGAGGAGTAGTAGCagtattttcccttccctttctgtcccattaaactgtctttatcttaacccacaagttttacttttttttctccccctgattatctccccatcccactgggagggggggagtgagcaagcagctccatggtgcttaattgccagctggggttaaactacaacACCTGTAGAGCAGAGTACTTGGTGTGGAAGGGACCAACATCCACACTACATGTGTTTCTGGGACTTTTTTGTCCGGAGTGGCTGTAgtctggtggggtgggctgaatGTCCATTATTGGCTGAAGCGCATCCTCTAGTCCAGttttatgggggggggggggggaagggggagggtgGAAATCCACATTGTACACTCAGACTGCTCCTTGATGCAGAACATGGTATGGCAATCGGTGACCATCAAGGAGCATCACTTCAAATACGCACTCCTGATCCAAACTAAAAGACTAGTGCAGATGCACCCAGAGGtgtccttctttcttctttggcaCTTGGTTTCATGACCAGCACAGTAAACATGATTCCAGGTAGCAATGCCTAACTGACATAAATGCTGACAAAGccctttttgttattttggagTGGATGCCCCAATAGGTGTCTAAAAAGTTGCTTGTCTTCAAAGGGTGCCAGATAATAGAGTCTTACCCACTGAGAGGGTGTGAAGATTTAGTTTCTTCCAAACCTATTGTTAACTTCTATGAATCATAACAGTCTGTGAGCTTCAGCCCTGCAGCTTGTGGCTTCTTGCAGAATATAGGCACATTAAGCATTTTCCCTGGCAAAACAGGCACTCACCACTATAAGCAGAAAGAGTCAGTAGCAGAACATGCAAGTCTAAAAATGCAGAGGTTTTGAGCCTTTAGAAGTCCATCTCTAAGTGTGGTGTCTAAGAGGAAAGTTTCTTTCCCTGTTCTGGAGAGGTAAAGCAGGATGATTTTGAAGACTTTTAGGGATTTTGAAGGTGTTTACTCTGACAGATCTGCAGTAGCCAAGTTCCAACTTGCTCAACAAGATGTAACAAGAGGCAACAAGATTCAACTGGATGCAGCCATATTCCTAGTATGAAGGAATCTCCTTTCATGGTAAGGAGAAACTCTAAGTCAtcaaataatattattttgGCTCATTACGTTGAAGACTTCTGCCTCTCTCTCAAAACTGACTAACTTCTCCTATGCAGCATTTCCACTAGAAGCAACAgtgtggaaaggaaaattctCTGGCAGAGTAGTTCCTGCCATGTACCTGGAAAGAACAAGTCCCTAGCTTTACacaatgggaagaaaagcaaaagataagACTCCCACTGTTCGCTCACAACTTGTTAGGGAAAAATTCCCGAGCTATTTGGCAAATTATCTAAAGGAACACTGTTATGGCAATACCATTACTATGAAAAATTGCTGTCTTTCATTCACTTTACAAAGGGCAGCTGAGTCACCTGCTAGGGCAGCTGTAAGAGCTGCACTTGCCCATGCATGAAGGGAAGGCAAATGCGtgcaaaagaaggaattaaGACAATCCATCTACACAAGCATGCACGCTTTCCCTGATCTGAGAACGATAGATATCACTTTTAACAATAGTCTTTTCAACAATCATGTTCCATCCAAATTTGAAAGTTTCATTCAAATGCTCAAAGTCAACAATACAACTAGCCCTATTCATCTTGCAAATACAGCAACTTGCACATGATGGTAACTCCAGAGGGTAGAAAGTTTTAGACAAAAGTTggattgcttttttaaattttccttttaaataagtTCTGCACAAATAAATCTATTCTGTATAACCAGGAAAAGAACCTAAGATGACATACATGTTAGCTTTCACTCTTGACAAATAGTGATAAACACCCATCAATTACCTCATTTCAGTCATCTTAAACTCTGCCCTAAGGCCCCACTGGTCAGAAACCTGCCATATAGCACAAAATGCTTTTGGTAAGTCCGATTTGGAGGATTTCACGATTAGCGTTGAAATCATATTGGCATCATTCAAAACACAGAGACAGAACTTCAAAAGCATTGTTAAAGATGTACTGCCATATGTTAAACAACTcaacaaaatatatattctacataaataaataaatgaaattatgttatttccataaataataaaatcaccATTTTATGAAACACACTTACTTCAGATGAACTTCAGTGCACTGGCGCTGGGGAGCAAAGCACGCAATTGCCCAAACCTTTATTTCAATTCCAGTGTGAAACTGTTTATTCCTCATGTCCCAGACTCCTTGAACTGGTGTAGCAATTGCTTTATTCtggaagtggaaggaaaaaaaaccacaaaaccaaaacactaatGCAAAAATTGATTCATGCTAACAAAAATCAGTTATGCTTCCAATTCCGTCCAACTAGCAGGCTATTTATATTCTCAGGTCTTTCTCTCCACTGTTCAAACATCTATCCTATCTTATAAAGATCATTCTATCACTGTAGCAAGACAGCTTGCTATCCAGGTAAAAAATAAAgctcataaaaataaagctcatgttattcttttttattgttgatGGCTTCCTTTGGTTGTATAaatcagcagcagagagaagttACATATGGGTAGTAAGTCATACTAATGCTTGGTATGTAATGTTAACAAGAACGTACATTTCTACAGTGACTTTACAACCACTCAGTGAACTTTCCAAAAGCAACTTAAGTATTATCAGTATTTTACAGCATCACTAAGTAGAGGCAAATAGTGGTTCAATGTCACTCACACAATTCtagaaaaaatgtgaacaagCTGACAAAAGATGATCAGTTATTCAACTTTGACCTgtgcaacacttttttttcctcccatcaaGCAGAGGTTACTGTGATGGGTTATTTAGAGGACAAGGGATATAATAAGATGACTAAAGTAATTCTGGTGATGTTAATTACCTTAATAAGTATTAGTATCCCGTAGATGTTTTAGACAAGTTACCACGATGTCTGCCTTCTCATTTAGCAGCAACAGCTAAGATTTATAGAAATTTTtcaggacacacacacaaatttgGCAATTCATTTTGCAGAGTTGTGTCTGCTGAAGGCAGTACCTCCCCCACTCCGACTTTCCATCATTCATCTGCCATTAAGCTCTTGTTCCCCCTGTTCCCCTGCTGCCAGAACAGTTCATGAGAGCACTCTCCGTAATCAGGATCAGGCAAAGACAGCTGGGTTATCTTAACCTGTCAGTGAAGGAAGGTTTGAGCTAATATGCCCAATTTTGTCTGAAGAGCTTTAGGTAAAAGATGCAAGATCCTTTCCCATTGTGGGTTTACGGAGGTAGCAGCCTGATTTGTGCATAGGAACAGAAATATCATCAGAAGCCTCCACAAATTAAGTTATCCCAGCTACCAAAGCTTTCATCTTGCATAAAAATAAGACACATTATATAACTGatagaaaaatccttttctcaagctttttttaaaagacagtagGAAGATTATGTCAGAAAGGCCATCTGAAAAGCcattgtaaagaaaaaacctgtGAGTAAATACTCCAACAGGAAGACACGGCTCTAGAGAAAAACATGTTGATAAAGATAACACCTTAAGATAGCTGTCCTAAACACAGCTGCTCCACCCAGGACACTCAAAACCAACCAGAAGTTCAGGAAGATTTCAGAATTAAGGGAGGAAAATGTGAACAGTAATAATTGAAGTTGTCTCTGTTCTTCTCCACACATTGATTTAAACCACTATTGGCAGGTTTCCTCTTGCAATACACAGTAAAACAGtgtgcaaaggaaaaatacacaaatttttctctgaagtttaCATAAATGCACTTTTAACCTAGCTTTActtttggaaataaagaaacaattgAGGGAGATGCAAAATGGCCAGTACATTTAAGGACTTTCAAAACTTACATGTAAGTTCTAAACATTACCCCTGTGATGACTTTATCCCATTACATCCAAcatcattaatttaaaacaaccaTATTACAGAAGTTATCGCAGCTGGTAATGGAAGCTATCACAGATTGTACAGTATCTGTTCAACATACCCTGCCTCCATAGAGGATTGAAGGAGGCTGTAGAACTCTGCCGGTCACATCTGTCATTTCATCTTTGACCATTATTCCAAATTCACGAACATAAGGGTCGGTATTAAAACTGGCACTCCGCATCTGAAATTAAGAGGAATTAGgtatttcttgcagaaaaaagaagttcttTTTATAAGATCTAAAACTTTCTGGGATAACCCGTACTTGGGCACACACCCCTTATATATGGGTGATGCCACACATCCAGAGCCTCTGTTAATTCCACTTAAATGGAATTGCctcaaaatttgaaataaatcacCAAAAAATCCACTTGAAAACCTTTTGTGAGAATGTATTTCTCTGATTAATGGAGAAAGGCTTATAGAAACATATTCGTAACCTGTGTGTAGTGCACAAACTATTCAGTATCTGCTAATggcaagagaaaaattaagtcCATTACTATGCTTCACTCATCTTCAACAGAACACTCACCAATTTGCTAATCTCTTCTTGACGGTCAGGTGCTGATCTGGCAGTTGCTCGAATCATAGTGGAAGTTTGATTGTCGGTGAGTTTCTTTATGCATCTTTGTCCTGCCACTATGTTGCACACCTAAAATATCCCCCGCacaaaggaagttaaaaaaCACAATGCaactggtttttggtttgggccCACACCCCGCTGCTGCACTACTCAGTTTCTCAGTTTCTAAAATTGGCTACTCAAAAAACAGTCTGTCAACATTTGAGCCTTTTCACCTCTAACCCCCTTCCCCCATTCCCAGAATACAGTATTATCTAAAAGTTTACTTGCCTCCAGAGGAAGGTATGTGTGTTTCTGCTCCTGTCCAACTTGTAAACATGGAAGGTGAGGATAGCGTAAAACTAATTTGTGCCTGTCCTTAAAATACTGAGCTACAGTGCATTCAACTGTTTGTCCATTCTCCTGCTGAAGTGGGAATCTATTGGAaatcaaatatgaaaataagcCATTACTTTATGTAGAATACTTTCCCACATTTGCTCAATACACTTGGCACAAGTTAAGCTCACTGATGATTTAAGCTATCTTGCTGAAATGATGTAAGTGTACTTCTATAATTAAGACTCCACCATTGGCACTACCATGTGTCTTCTAACAGTACCACAGAAGGCTATTTCTCTAACGTTGGTAATACCTGAAGTTGTAACTTAAGTTTCCTAAGAGTGGGTGCCTTCAAGACAAAGACTAATGTTTTCTGCTTATTTGGGAGACTTGCAGTACTACATTTTATGATATgccacacacagaaaatagtaAGCCTACTCTAAGAGTTGCAAAACCAATTATTgcttcagaaatgcatttctgtctGTACATTACAAGCATATCTccatatatgcacacacatttgCATATACTCACATCAAGGTGGCACAAATATTGTCTTTTCATTAATATAATACATCACTGAAAGAGcatgaaacaaaacccaaacaattaaATACCAGATTTAGATACTGATCAGTTATCACCTTGTATAAAAGCTGGTATCAGTTTTGTTCCTTATATTACTTTcttaaaaatgggaataaataCCTCCATATTCAAGCTATCTGCAAATCTCTGGTTagtgattaaaaataaccattttttccagaggagaaaTAGATTGGTAATAAGCAAGATTAGAAATCTGATCCCAGTTGGCACTACTTTTCTACTCAACATTTCTGGGAAACATTACCCTACCAATAGGGCTCCCTGTTATTCCAATGTTGAAGAAAtccataaatgaaaaaaacaaactaactaACCAAACCCCATAGAGTTAAAACAAAGTGATTGGTTCAAATATCATGACATTTATtatagaataaaaatagaacaaaaagaacagcaaaattagGAAAACACTttgagatgtattttaaaagtgttgaCCAAAGAAAGTATCATTTTTCAGGACAGCTTTTCTTATGTCAGTAAGGCAGGCAAAATACTTTTCCAGCCTGAGATTAAACATAAgcttaaaaagaagcaaaatacttTACGTTTGGTGACTTGCTGGTCGTCTGGTGACATTGCACACTCTGTACTTCCTTTTCATTTGTCCACAGTGTGTTATCTCCACCTTTAGACCTAAAAATTGGAAAACACATATCACCAATTCTTCTAAATGGAGGTGTCAGCCCCCTAAAATGCTACAGAAGACCACTTAAACTATGCAGTAAAACTAGTCACTAGGTAGCACATTCTCCAAGCACCACAGGTTACACCAGACAGAACTCAAAAAAACAATTTATAGTCTTAAAATTCAAAAACCCTGAGCTTCAGCCAAAGTTCCACAAAGAGTTTTAGAGACAAAATGAAACCCGAAAGCCCCAAGAGGTTGCAGATGAAGTTGAATGCATTCAGTGAATTCCAATTCTATACCTCTAAGGAAGTCCAGGATGGCGGAAGGAAAAAGGGGCACACAACCTCCTTGAAACAAAAAGCTTGTTTATACTTTATGTCTAAACATACAGTGTCTGTGAGACCTCCAACTATTGCAAGCAACCCTCAACTAATGAactggggcaggagagggggaaaataCCCATACAGCCTCTAGGAGCCCATGGGAATTAGGCCATAGGGCTTTATTCTTCCTGAAGACAAACATCTGTTGCAAACCCCACCAGGACAAAAGCCAAGCCCACCTGAAAGCCAATAACTTCTAGAAGAACAAATTATCCACCCCAAACCCGCACAACAGCTACCTGTGAAGAAGTGTTTCTCATTTACCATTACCCACAAATACAAGCTTGAatgcagcattttcatttaTACTACTTTCATGCTCAGGCAGAAACAGATGTATGTGGATTCAGAATAGGAAAGAGGGGGCTGTAGAGAAAAATTCCTTATGTACCTGCACGTGTATATAAAGTCAGGTCGCTGCTGAATAAGAGTGCGTATTTCTCCTATCTGTCAAAGGCACTAATAACTTGCCAAACATACTACCCTCTCCACATCATTTATTACAGCTCGAAGTGCCATCTATTATAAAGCCTTCAATAAATATCAAGTTTTCATTAATACCTCTGAAATCTGtatcacagtatttttattaaaagataaaCTGTTACCTCAATACCTCAATTTACAACTAGCTTTGCTGCAAATTTAAGATGACTTCTTCTATCTGACTAATGAAAatcctcacagaaaaaaaaagacaacagcagcCAGCAATTCAATGCCCCgttattttttccaaaacatttacAACCAGTACAAACTCAGGATTTATTTATACGTTTCTTCCTAACAGAATTCTAGTTGGGCAAAGGTGATTTTGTGGACATTTTGTGGAAACAAGGAAGCTGCGTGATAGATATttggagtttgtttttcttttttaatttgcttgctttctatCTAGCATATCATGAAGGAAAGACCTCTATTTTCCAGAAGAAGCCTTCAGTGAACAAAACCAGTAAtgttcctccctcctcctctttgatTCAGTCATTACGTATTTGAATAACTGTAATTTACTTCCAGGACAGTAAATGTATGGAATATACCTAAGTATGCAAAAACACATTGCTAAATTATTGGTAAAATCTGGAATATGAAAATCTTGACATTAGCAATTGGAAAAATGCAAGAtcaggtaattttaaaaaaaacttaaatcCCAGTCTTTGTAAACAATTTGAGATCATCAAATTAGGAACTAGAGCATCTTTGTCATGGAACTGGGACTGGCACTACCAGGtcatttcaaaagtaaaaaatatgaaattcttCTATTTCTAACTGTTAACTCATATTTAGAGATAGAGGTACTTTAAGAAGAGTAAAGCACTACAGTATAAGGAACTGCTAAATACAATAAAGCACTATTCATTTAGGAAGACATTGGTTTTAAGGAGACTGACATAGTAAGGGATGCTGCTCTACATGCTAAAAAGAGATGATCTCAGTAGTACTTCTACACTGAAATGTTCCCAGATGCCAACACACACCAGTAACTTCGACATGACACAATCAAGTGGTGGtgaggcacacacacacacacacataacaacaacaacaacaaagtatGTCAAGAGAACCTATTCTTAAATGAGGAGAAGCTTGTACAAGTCACAAGCCAGTAACTAATCTCACTAAAACAAATCATCATCCATCTGCTAGAAAGTTTTAGTTCAGCCCATCACTTAAGAGTAAAACATATCATCTTCATTGTTTCACTAAAGCCCTTTCATTAAGGGCAAAGCTAATTAAACTACCCTCTATTTGCCACAGgcaaaatgcacacacacatatagttACCACAGATTCTTGAATATGTGATAATCTACTTATGTGTATACCTGAGCCCTAAATGTGGCTGGTTCAATAAATAAACTCACTTAACTCTTTGTACTAGTGACACATCAAATCTAAAGCCACATGCCTCCCTAAAGTGACCCAACTTTGCTTATATTCACAAAGTGACTCTGTCAAGCTACAGAGATTAACCGTAGTAAGAAAAAAGTACCAGCAGACTGAAACATAACATTGATCAGTAGAATTCTGAAAGTCTTGAAATACAtgtaagtaataaaagaataaagcagTTTTATGTAATTCAATTAttaccttttatttctttggtaaACTTTACCCTTTGGGAATCTGTCAgaggtttttgttgttcttcaatACTTTTGAAGTCCAAAACTTCACATACAAACTCGATAACTGGCTGTGCTTTGTAAAATGCTGTTGCAGATACTGTGGACAAAAACGTTAATGTTCTATTACAACAATACTGAGGAAATTTCTAAGAAATCCAAGAAATGGAACTATATTTTTGCCTTTccactgaaagagaaagaaggaacaaaaaaagatttttataggACCTACCATCAATATTTAACATCATTTTCCATAATGAAGGTCTGACTGATTGATGGAAGCCAAACCAAACTTCTCTGCCACCCCCCAATGGATTTGAGCACCCTTCTGATGCTGTAAAAAAAGACCGCCCCACAGGAGTATATctgcaataaagaaaataaatacagatcataaaactgaagcaaaaaaaaaaattgcaataaagCCGTAACTAATGCAAATTCCTATtcacaaaagcacagaaatgtcaCGTGTTTAAAATTACCAATAATCTGAGATTCCTGTCAGGACTCACGTTACACGTCTCAAAATCCAGCTAGTTACAGTAAGAAACAAGCTACTACTcatgtttgtttaaatttattttcagtatacTCCTTACTATACTTACTAAttcaaacaaaaagcattaataactttttttgtactctattaaaaattcagctacgcttcagtaagaaaataattttaaaactctgctattaaaacaacaacaatgtAATAATCTCTCCCTTTACTTGTGCATAGCTGTCTCTGAAATCCATGGAAACTTTGCATGGGTAAACAACTGATCTAACATATTTTTGATGCCTCTCATCTTGGTAATTCAGTACTGCACACTTAATATCAAACTAATCAAAACCAGCGCCAATATGTTTCTCTGAACAAAGATGTATGACTAACTAGTCTGGGCTGTTTTCTATGTTGCAAAACCTGactaaagtgatttttatttttttttaatccttaatGTGAGGATAAAGTCAATGTAATATAAGGCCATTTAAAGATACTTACATAAATTTAACTTATTTTCTCTGTTGAGCCCTTCAAAATAGGAAAGTTCAGCCCTATTAGGCTTTGTTCTTTACTTTCCAATTAAATCTAATTTGAACAGTGGTCTTAAGCAACTTGTTTCATGGCAGCAGAATTAAACCCAGTATCTCTTGGGTTTGACTGCAAATGCTATAGATCCCActtgcttggaaaaaaatccaaataattttcaagtttttcttttctataaaaataGCTATACTGAGTGACATCAATATCCCCCTAGCACAGTAACCTTTGTACAAAATTGGCAACAAACATCTGCCCAAGGACACACAGGAACAGGGTAACAAGTTTTAAAACCACCCTTACACATCTACCAACCTCCAACTACTTTCCATTCAGGGAGGGCTTCCTTCTCTGAGGCCTACAGAGAAACGGGGTACGAGTGAGGTGGCAGGGCAGCCCCGACGTGAGAGCACACAAACATGGAGCGAGTCTGAAGACCAGCGGGGAAAGGGACTTGTGTCCAGGCTGGAGGCTCCTAATTCCACCGGATGAGCAGAAAAGCACCGTGTTGCCTCTTGCCCGAGTATGCCATCTGCCAGCTAGCTATTATTTTGGTTGAGCTATGAAAGCACATCCTACCCAAAAAGCCACTGAAGCAATTCAGATAACAATGCAACCTCCTAAACAACGTCAAGGTCTTCCCCTCACCTCATGGAAGGCAAGTGCCTCATCACTACATCCAGTGCCTGGATGGTTTCAAACGGGACACTTGGCAGCCGACCAGAAAGAGCATCATGTAAAGCCTGCAAACTCACACAGGACATCCACTTTATAGCCACCTTAAATATTctgtcctttccttctcctggcaGCGTGACCTCCAGCTCCACCTGCAACAAtgccaaacaacaaaccaagaTGATTCTTTCCATTTAAAGGGGAAAATGGAAGGGGCTTGGAAGGGACGATGGATTCCTCTGAACAGCGCTATAAAGCATGGGAGGAGACAAAAAGCAATGATGAAGAAACAACATATATTAGGTACAGCCTCTTTTTACAGCTAG encodes the following:
- the AGO2 gene encoding protein argonaute-2 isoform X5, translating into MEEKTFIQLCHFPLGEIKYTPVGRSFFTASEGCSNPLGGGREVWFGFHQSVRPSLWKMMLNIDVSATAFYKAQPVIEFVCEVLDFKSIEEQQKPLTDSQRVKFTKEIKGLKVEITHCGQMKRKYRVCNVTRRPASHQTFPLQQENGQTVECTVAQYFKDRHKLVLRYPHLPCLQVGQEQKHTYLPLEVCNIVAGQRCIKKLTDNQTSTMIRATARSAPDRQEEISKLMRSASFNTDPYVREFGIMVKDEMTDVTGRVLQPPSILYGGRNKAIATPVQGVWDMRNKQFHTGIEIKVWAIACFAPQRQCTEVHLKSFTEQLRKISRDAGMPIQGQPCFCKYAQGADSVEPMFRHLKNTYTGLQLVVVILPGKTPVYAEVKRVGDTVLGMATQCVQMKNVQRTTPQTLSNLCLKINVKLGGVNNILLPQGRPPVFQQPVIFLGADVTHPPAGDGKKPSIAAVVGSMDAHPNRYCATVRVQQHRQEIIQDLAAMVRELLIQFYKSTRFKPTRIIFYRDGVSEGQFQQVLHHELLAIREACIKLEKDYQPGITFIVVQKRHHTRLFCTDKNERVGKSGNIPAGTTVDTKITHPSEFDFYLCSHAGIQGTSRPSHYHVLWDDNRFSSDELQILTYQLCHTYVRCTRSVSIPAPAYYAHLVAFRARYHLVDKEHDRCTPHHLAAWLQGESDCQGQREDMVHTRSLPKQSGSAQAA
- the AGO2 gene encoding protein argonaute-2 isoform X6, which translates into the protein MESSWRYTPVGRSFFTASEGCSNPLGGGREVWFGFHQSVRPSLWKMMLNIDVSATAFYKAQPVIEFVCEVLDFKSIEEQQKPLTDSQRVKFTKEIKGLKVEITHCGQMKRKYRVCNVTRRPASHQTFPLQQENGQTVECTVAQYFKDRHKLVLRYPHLPCLQVGQEQKHTYLPLEVCNIVAGQRCIKKLTDNQTSTMIRATARSAPDRQEEISKLMRSASFNTDPYVREFGIMVKDEMTDVTGRVLQPPSILYGGRNKAIATPVQGVWDMRNKQFHTGIEIKVWAIACFAPQRQCTEVHLKSFTEQLRKISRDAGMPIQGQPCFCKYAQGADSVEPMFRHLKNTYTGLQLVVVILPGKTPVYAEVKRVGDTVLGMATQCVQMKNVQRTTPQTLSNLCLKINVKLGGVNNILLPQGRPPVFQQPVIFLGADVTHPPAGDGKKPSIAAVVGSMDAHPNRYCATVRVQQHRQEIIQDLAAMVRELLIQFYKSTRFKPTRIIFYRDGVSEGQFQQVLHHELLAIREACIKLEKDYQPGITFIVVQKRHHTRLFCTDKNERVGKSGNIPAGTTVDTKITHPSEFDFYLCSHAGIQGTSRPSHYHVLWDDNRFSSDELQILTYQLCHTYVRCTRSVSIPAPAYYAHLVAFRARYHLVDKEHDRCTPHHLAAWLQGESDCQGQREDMVHTRSLPKQSGSAQAA